In Thiospirochaeta perfilievii, a single window of DNA contains:
- the frr gene encoding ribosome recycling factor: MDTIKQSAENKMKKSISALKNEFNSIRTGRASASIFDKIRVEYYGTPTPLNQLATISIPEARLIVIQPFDKNSLNEIERAIFASDLGLTPGNDGKVIRINIPPLTEQRRKELSKQAKNIGENSKIAIRNIRRDSNDLIKKGDFSEDEVKSGQTEIQELTDKYIKEVDIVFKEKEKEIMEV; this comes from the coding sequence ATGGATACTATTAAACAAAGTGCTGAGAACAAAATGAAAAAGAGTATATCTGCACTTAAAAATGAATTTAATTCTATAAGAACAGGTAGAGCATCAGCATCTATATTTGATAAAATTCGAGTTGAATATTACGGGACACCTACTCCATTAAATCAACTTGCTACAATTAGTATTCCAGAAGCAAGGCTTATTGTAATTCAACCATTTGATAAAAATAGTTTAAATGAGATAGAAAGAGCCATTTTTGCTTCTGACTTAGGCCTTACACCAGGTAATGATGGAAAGGTTATAAGGATAAACATTCCACCTCTAACAGAGCAGAGAAGAAAAGAGTTAAGTAAACAAGCTAAAAATATTGGTGAAAACAGTAAAATTGCCATTAGAAACATAAGAAGAGACTCTAATGACCTTATCAAAAAAGGTGATTTCTCTGAGGATGAAGTTAAGTCTGGACAAACTGAGATACAAGAACTTACAGATAAATATATAAAAGAAGTTGATATTGTATTTAAAGAGAAAGAAAAAGAGATAATGGAAGTTTAA